A genomic region of Miscanthus floridulus cultivar M001 chromosome 3, ASM1932011v1, whole genome shotgun sequence contains the following coding sequences:
- the LOC136541730 gene encoding serine/threonine-protein kinase AFC2-like — translation MATECAAAAADLATGRPRKRARLGWDVAPAAEAQIGTFCGQEVGDVASLLSSANPSDHTCSSLLPKGVARNASPPWREDDKDGHYVFAVGENLTSRYKIYRKMGEGTFGQVLECWDRESKEMVAIKIVRSVKKYSDAAMIEIDVLQKLARNDAAGKHCVQIRNWFDYRSHICIVCEKLGPSLYDFLQKTGFRPFPIDLVRQIGEQLLESVAFMHRLQLIHTDLKPENILLVSSDYVKLPDPKGGSFSRKLPKSNAIKLIDFGSAAYHHQDRSYIVSTRHYRAPEVILGHGWSYPCDIWSVGCILVELCSGETLFQTHENLEHLAMMERVLGPLPRQMLERADQHAEKYVRRGRLNWPEGATTKESVRAVLKLPRLQNLVMHHVDHSAGDLIDLLKRLLAYEPSARLTAQEALSHVFFTRHGKNHS, via the exons ATGGCGACGGAGTGTGCTGCCGCCGCGGCCGATCTGGCCACCGGCCGTCCCCGCAAGCGGGCGAGGCTTGGCTGGGACGTGGCGCCGGCTGCCGAG GCTCAGATAGGAACATTTTGTGGGCAAGAAGTTGGTGATGTGGCCAGCCTGCTATCATCAGCAAATCCTTCCGACCATACTTGTTCATCTCTGCTCCCGAAGGGTGTGGCTCGAAATGCTTCCCCTCCCTGGAGAGAAGACGACAAAGATGGCCATTACGTATTTGCTGTTGGAGAGAATTTGACCTCTCGCT ACAAGATATACAGAAAAATGGGCGAAG GTACTTTTGGTCAAGTACTGGAATGCTGGGACCGAGAAAGCAAAGAGATGGTGGCTATTAAAATTGTTCGCTCTGTAAAGAAATACAGTGATGCAGCAATGATAGAGATTGATGTCCTGCAGAAGCTTGCAAGAAATGATGCTGCAGGAAAACA TTGTGTTCAAATACGGAACTGGTTTGACTATCGTAGCCATATTTGTATT GTCTGCGAGAAGCTTGGCCCAAGCTTATATGATTTTCTGCAGAAAACTGGCTTCCGCCCGTTTCCAATTGATCTAGTTCGCCAGATCGGAGAGCAACTTTTGGAATCTGTTGCAT TCATGCATCGTCTGCAGCTAATTCATACTGATCTGAAACCAGAGAACATCCTCCTTGTTTCTTCAGATTATGTCAAGTTACCTGATCCCAAG GGTGGATCATTCTCAAGGAAACTGCCAAAATCAAATGCCATTAAGTTGATTGACTTTGGAAGCGCAGCATACCATCACCAGGATCGCAGTTACATTGTATCTACCAGACACTATCGAGCCCCTGAAGTTATTTTGG GGCATGGATGGAGCTATCCTTGTGATATCTGGAGTGTTGGTTGTATACTTGTTGAGCTTTGCTCG GGTGAGACACTGTTCCAGACTCATGAGAACTTGGAACACCTTGCAATGATGGAGAGAGTTCTAGGCCCTCTTCCACGGCAGATGCTGGAAAGAGCTGA CCAGCATGCAGAGAAGTACGTCAGAAGAGGAAGATTGAACTGGCCAGAAGGAGCAACAACAAAAGAGAGCGTTAGAGCTGTTCTCAAACTGCCTCGCCTTCAG AACCTGGTGATGCATCATGTGGATCACTCTGCTGGGGACTTGATTGACCTTCTGAAGCGCCTCCTAGCCTATGAGCCCTCGGCAAGGCTGACTGCTCAAGAAGCGTTGAGTCATGTCTTCTTTACCAGACACGGCAAAAACCACTCGTAA
- the LOC136545856 gene encoding manganese-dependent ADP-ribose/CDP-alcohol diphosphatase: protein MAVANGVVARASTKEPLFSFGVIADVQYADIPDGRSFLGVPRYYRHSISVLQSAVDRWNEQGNIKFSINFGDIIDGYCPKDKSLWAVQKVLDEFDKFDGPTYHMIGNHCLYNLPRSQLVSLLKIATDSDRAYYDFSPCPGFRIVVLDAYDFSCLGWPNDHPVTAAAMKLLDEKNPNTDKNSPDGLVGVDRRFVKFNGAVGKEQLSWLNGVLQDASAHHQNVIVCSHLPMDPGASSPAALMWNYDEVMAIVHQYSCVKACFAGHDHKGGHSVDSHGVHHRTLEAALECPPGTSAFGHVEVYPDRLLLVGFDRMADTEIPF, encoded by the coding sequence ATGGCTGTGGCTAATGGAGTAGTAGCCCGTGCATCAACAAAGGAACCCTTGTTTTCCTTTGGTGTCATAGCTGATGTTCAGTATGCTGATATCCCAGATGGCCGCTCGTTCCTCGGCGTCCCACGATACTACCGCCACAGCATTAGCGTCCTCCAAAGTGCTGTCGACAGGTGGAACGAACAAGGCAACATCAAGTTCTCGATCAATTTTGGCGACATCATTGATGGCTACTGCCCGAAGGACAAATCGTTGTGGGCGGTGCAGAAGGTCCTTGATGAATTCGACAAGTTTGATGGCCCAACATATCACATGATTGGCAACCATTGCCTGTACAACCTTCCACGCAGCCAGTTGGTGTCTCTGCTTAAGATCGCAACAGATTCTGATCGTGCTTATTATGACTTCTCGCCATGCCCCGGGTTCAGAATTGTTGTTCTGGATGCTTATGACTTCAGTTGCCTCGGCTGGCCCAATGATCATCCTGTGACTGCAGCTGCAATGAAGCTCCTGGATGAGAAGAACCCAAACACTGACAAGAACAGCCCTGAtggtctggtcggcgttgacaggCGGTTCGTGAAGTTCAATGGCGCAGTTGGCAAGGAGCAGCTGTCCTGGCTCAATGGTGTCCTCCAGGACGCATCGGCGCACCATCAAAATGTCATCGTATGCAGCCATCTCCCAATGGATCCCGGGGCATCTTCCCCGGCAGCTCTCATGTGGAACTACGATGAGGTGATGGCTATTGTTCACCAGTACAGCTGTGTCAAGGCCTGCTTTGCTGGGCATGACCACAAGGGTGGCCATTCTGTGGACTCACACGGTGTGCACCACCGCACCCTGGAGGCTGCCTTGGAGTGTCCTCCTGGCACCAGCGCATTTGGTCATGTCGAAGTGTATCCTGACAGGCTGCTGCTTGTAGGTTTTGACAGAATGGCTGATACTGAGATCCCTTTTTGA